From Gordonia crocea, the proteins below share one genomic window:
- a CDS encoding short-chain fatty acyl-CoA regulator family protein, with protein MSGHAGKPQSGARLRRLRDEQKISQVALARRLGLSTSYVNQLENDRRPLTVPVLMALQREFDLAADYFATDTDARLVGDLSEAAGHTEFDGISQTEIEELVARMPGVGRAMVGLHRRLVAATTELETYRATVNRDEDAAPRVSTPFEQVRDFFYDRKNYIHALDVAAEEMFDDLGLRIGGLDEQLAVVLERDHGIRVTLADPSDRRPPKRVFDPATKVITLARQLRPGQRAFQLATQLAFLRQGPQIDAIAATAELGAESVPVARVGLANYFAGALVLPYTRFHNAAEEVRYDIEVLGLRFEVGFETVCHRLSTLQRPQQRGVPFIFVRTDRAGNISKRQSATAFHFSRVGGSCPLWVVHDAFTTPGRIVTQVSSMPDGRSYFWLGRTTDEPMQGYLGARSSFAIGLGCDLAHADRLVYSTGIDLDDPRRIVPIGAGCKVCDRPNCAQRAFPQLGRPILVDDNVAETAPYRSPTGP; from the coding sequence ATGTCTGGTCACGCCGGGAAACCACAGTCGGGCGCCCGCCTGCGTCGGCTCCGCGACGAGCAGAAGATTTCCCAAGTGGCGTTGGCGAGGCGGCTCGGACTCTCGACGAGCTACGTCAACCAGTTGGAGAACGACCGCCGGCCGCTGACCGTCCCGGTGCTGATGGCCCTCCAGCGCGAATTCGACCTGGCCGCGGACTACTTCGCCACCGACACCGACGCCAGACTCGTCGGGGACCTGTCCGAGGCCGCCGGGCACACCGAATTCGACGGCATCAGCCAGACCGAGATCGAGGAGTTGGTGGCGCGGATGCCCGGCGTCGGCAGGGCGATGGTCGGGTTGCACCGGCGCCTCGTCGCCGCCACCACGGAACTGGAAACCTACCGCGCGACGGTCAACCGCGACGAGGACGCGGCCCCGCGGGTGTCGACACCGTTCGAGCAGGTCCGCGACTTCTTCTACGACCGGAAGAACTACATCCACGCCCTCGACGTCGCCGCGGAGGAGATGTTCGACGACTTGGGGCTGCGCATCGGCGGTCTCGACGAGCAGCTTGCCGTCGTGCTGGAACGCGATCACGGAATCCGCGTGACCCTCGCCGACCCGTCAGACCGGCGCCCACCCAAGCGCGTCTTCGACCCGGCGACCAAGGTCATCACGTTGGCCCGGCAATTGCGCCCCGGGCAACGGGCGTTCCAACTGGCGACGCAGCTCGCCTTCCTCAGGCAGGGGCCGCAGATCGACGCGATCGCAGCCACCGCCGAGTTGGGTGCAGAGTCCGTGCCGGTGGCCCGAGTCGGGTTGGCCAACTACTTCGCCGGCGCCCTGGTCCTGCCCTACACGCGGTTCCACAACGCGGCCGAGGAGGTCCGGTACGACATCGAGGTCCTCGGCCTGCGCTTCGAGGTCGGTTTCGAGACGGTCTGCCACCGCCTCTCGACGCTGCAACGCCCCCAGCAGCGCGGCGTTCCGTTCATCTTCGTACGCACCGACCGGGCGGGGAACATCTCCAAACGGCAGTCGGCCACCGCCTTTCACTTCTCCCGGGTGGGTGGCAGCTGCCCGTTGTGGGTCGTCCACGACGCCTTCACGACACCGGGGCGAATCGTGACCCAGGTGTCCTCGATGCCCGACGGCCGCTCCTACTTCTGGTTGGGTCGCACCACCGACGAGCCGATGCAGGGCTACCTCGGCGCTCGCAGCAGTTTCGCGATCGGCCTCGGCTGCGACTTGGCCCATGCCGACCGCCTGGTCTACTCCACCGGCATCGACCTCGACGACCCGCGCCGCATCGTGCCCATCGGCGCCGGCTGCAAGGTCTGCGACCGACCCAACTGCGCCCAGCGCGCCTTTCCCCAGCTGGGTCGTCCGATTCTCGTCGACGACAACGTCGCCGAGACCGCCCCCTACCGCTCGCCGACTGGGCCCTAA
- a CDS encoding pyruvate carboxylase — MVQKVLIANRSEIAVRAIRACRELGLQTVSIYPYEDRNSLHRNAADESYQIGERGHPVRAYLDIDAIVEVARECGADAVYPGYGFLSENPGLARACEEAGLTFIGPPADVLDWTGNKATAIATARKAGVPVLESTEPSTDLDALATAGEAMRFPLFVKAVAGGGGRGMRHVDDASGLRDALAAASREAESAFGDGTVFIEQAVPSPRHIEVQILGDGVGNVVHLYERDCSVQRRHQKVVEQAPAPDLDPELRDAICADAVAFAKAIGYRGAGTVEFLLAPDGHYVFIEMNPRIQVEHTVTEEVTDIDLVAAQLQVAAGARLPDLGITQDRIEIHGFAVQCRVTTEDPANDFRPDTGTITTYRSPGGAGVRIDGGTYLGAEISGYFDSMLVKVTCRGKTRAAALTRARRALGEFRIGGVSTNIEFLLSLLSDDDFTAGAVTTGFIAEHPELLVSTASDARWARLLDFLADVTINREYERPATVIRPRVKLAHLDLPEVSGGSAERLRDLGPTGFAAVLRQQDAVAVTDTSFRDAHQSLLATRLRTSGLVRVAPYVSALTPQLFSVECWGGATFDTALRFCKEDPWERLEKLREAIPNICLQMLLRGANTVGYTPYPTVVTTSFVEEAARTGVDIFRIFDALNSVEAMRPAIDAVREEGRTVAEVALCYTGDLSNPAEDLYTLDYYLRLAERIVEAGAHILAIKDMAGLLRPPAAATLVTALRENFDLPVHVHTHDTAGGQLATYLAAVQAGADAIDGATAPLSGSTSQPSLSAIVAAFDGTERATGLDLDAVCSLEPYWEALRKVYAPFDVGQHPPTGRVYRHEIPGGQLSNLYQQASALGLADRFELIEDAYAGADRMLGRLVKVTPSSKVVGDLALTLVAKGITADEFAANPDAFDIPESVIGFFRGELGEPAAGWVEPLRSEVLRGRGEAPEPTPVADDDRAVLAQPGTARREVLNRLLFPGPTKDLAEHRATFGDTSRLSANAFLYGLRAGVEEHVELEPGVERTIGLAAVSDVDENGQRTVMCTVNGQLRSVLVRDRSVADAPTAAAKADPANPRHVGAPFDGVISLKVSVGDKVAAGDPLGTIEAMKMESTITAPRAGTVAGLPLGSQADTHGGDLIVELA; from the coding sequence CTGGTGCAAAAGGTTCTCATTGCCAACCGCTCCGAGATTGCGGTGCGCGCCATCCGCGCGTGCCGCGAACTCGGTCTGCAGACCGTATCCATCTACCCGTACGAGGATCGGAATTCGTTGCACCGCAACGCGGCCGACGAGTCGTATCAGATCGGCGAGCGGGGACACCCGGTACGCGCCTATCTCGACATCGACGCGATCGTCGAGGTGGCGCGCGAGTGCGGCGCCGACGCGGTGTACCCCGGATACGGCTTTCTCTCCGAGAACCCGGGCCTGGCCCGGGCCTGCGAGGAGGCGGGGCTGACCTTTATCGGTCCGCCGGCAGACGTGTTGGACTGGACCGGAAACAAGGCGACGGCGATCGCCACCGCCCGCAAGGCGGGCGTTCCCGTTCTCGAGTCCACCGAGCCGAGCACCGACCTTGACGCGTTGGCCACGGCGGGGGAGGCCATGCGCTTCCCGCTGTTCGTCAAGGCGGTGGCCGGCGGCGGCGGGCGGGGGATGCGCCACGTCGACGACGCGTCGGGGCTGCGCGATGCTCTGGCCGCGGCGTCCAGAGAGGCCGAGTCGGCCTTCGGTGACGGAACCGTGTTCATCGAGCAGGCGGTGCCGTCCCCGCGCCACATCGAGGTGCAGATCCTCGGCGACGGGGTGGGCAACGTCGTCCACCTCTATGAGCGCGACTGCAGCGTGCAGCGGCGCCACCAGAAGGTCGTCGAACAGGCCCCCGCGCCGGATCTCGATCCCGAGCTGCGCGACGCCATCTGCGCCGATGCGGTGGCCTTCGCCAAGGCGATCGGCTACCGCGGGGCCGGCACCGTGGAGTTCTTGCTCGCGCCCGACGGGCACTACGTGTTCATCGAGATGAACCCGCGGATCCAGGTGGAGCACACGGTGACCGAGGAGGTCACCGACATCGACCTGGTCGCGGCCCAGCTGCAGGTGGCCGCCGGGGCGCGGCTGCCCGACCTCGGCATCACCCAGGATCGGATCGAGATCCACGGGTTCGCCGTGCAGTGCCGCGTGACGACCGAGGACCCGGCCAACGACTTCCGGCCCGACACCGGGACCATCACGACCTACCGCTCGCCGGGCGGGGCCGGCGTGCGCATCGACGGCGGTACCTACCTCGGTGCGGAGATCTCCGGCTACTTCGACTCGATGCTGGTCAAGGTGACCTGCCGCGGTAAGACGCGCGCCGCCGCCCTGACCCGCGCCCGTCGCGCGCTGGGCGAGTTCCGGATCGGCGGGGTGTCGACGAACATCGAGTTCCTGCTGTCACTGCTCTCCGACGATGACTTCACCGCCGGTGCGGTGACCACCGGATTCATCGCCGAGCACCCCGAGCTGCTGGTGTCGACCGCCTCGGATGCGCGGTGGGCCCGGCTCCTGGACTTCCTCGCCGACGTGACCATCAACCGGGAGTACGAGCGCCCGGCCACGGTGATCCGCCCGCGGGTGAAGCTCGCCCACCTCGACCTGCCCGAGGTGTCCGGCGGCAGCGCCGAGCGGCTGCGCGACCTCGGTCCGACCGGTTTCGCCGCGGTGCTGCGCCAGCAGGACGCGGTGGCGGTGACCGACACCAGCTTCCGCGACGCCCACCAGTCGTTGCTGGCCACTCGTCTGCGGACCAGCGGACTGGTGCGGGTGGCGCCCTATGTCTCGGCGCTCACCCCGCAGTTGTTCTCGGTCGAGTGCTGGGGCGGCGCGACCTTCGACACCGCACTGCGCTTCTGCAAAGAGGATCCGTGGGAGAGGTTGGAGAAGCTGCGCGAAGCCATCCCCAACATTTGTCTGCAGATGCTGCTGCGCGGCGCGAACACCGTCGGGTACACGCCCTATCCGACGGTCGTCACCACCTCGTTCGTGGAGGAGGCGGCCCGGACCGGAGTCGACATCTTCCGGATCTTCGACGCCCTCAACAGCGTCGAGGCGATGCGCCCGGCGATCGACGCGGTCCGCGAAGAAGGCCGCACCGTCGCCGAGGTGGCCCTCTGCTACACCGGCGACCTGAGCAACCCGGCCGAGGACCTTTACACCCTCGACTACTACCTGCGGCTGGCCGAACGGATCGTCGAGGCCGGTGCGCACATCCTCGCCATCAAGGACATGGCGGGGCTGCTGCGCCCGCCGGCCGCGGCGACACTGGTGACGGCGCTGCGGGAGAACTTCGACCTCCCCGTGCACGTGCACACCCACGACACCGCCGGCGGCCAGTTGGCCACCTACCTGGCGGCGGTCCAGGCCGGCGCCGACGCCATCGACGGGGCGACCGCCCCGCTGTCGGGCTCGACCAGCCAGCCGTCGCTGTCGGCCATCGTCGCCGCCTTCGACGGGACCGAGCGCGCGACCGGCCTCGACCTGGACGCCGTGTGCTCCCTGGAGCCCTATTGGGAGGCGCTGCGCAAGGTGTACGCGCCGTTCGACGTCGGCCAGCACCCGCCGACCGGCCGGGTGTACCGGCACGAGATCCCGGGCGGGCAGCTGTCGAACCTGTACCAGCAGGCCAGCGCCCTCGGTTTGGCCGACCGCTTTGAACTCATCGAGGACGCGTACGCCGGCGCCGACCGGATGCTCGGCCGCCTGGTGAAGGTGACCCCGTCGTCAAAGGTGGTGGGCGACCTGGCGCTGACGCTGGTGGCCAAGGGCATCACCGCCGACGAGTTCGCCGCGAATCCGGATGCCTTCGACATCCCGGAGTCGGTGATCGGCTTCTTCCGCGGTGAGTTGGGGGAACCGGCCGCGGGCTGGGTCGAGCCGTTGCGCAGCGAGGTGCTGCGCGGCCGGGGTGAGGCGCCGGAACCGACGCCGGTCGCCGACGATGACCGTGCGGTACTCGCCCAACCGGGGACGGCCCGGCGCGAAGTGCTCAACCGGCTGCTCTTCCCGGGGCCGACCAAGGACCTGGCCGAGCATCGGGCCACGTTCGGCGATACCTCCCGGCTCTCGGCCAACGCCTTCCTCTACGGCCTGCGCGCCGGTGTCGAGGAGCACGTCGAGCTGGAACCGGGCGTGGAGCGCACCATCGGGCTGGCCGCGGTCAGCGACGTCGACGAGAACGGCCAGCGCACGGTGATGTGCACGGTCAACGGCCAACTCCGTTCGGTGCTGGTGCGCGACCGGTCGGTCGCCGATGCGCCGACGGCCGCCGCCAAGGCCGATCCCGCCAACCCGCGCCACGTCGGCGCCCCCTTCGACGGGGTGATCTCGCTCAAGGTGAGCGTCGGGGACAAGGTTGCGGCGGGGGACCCGCTCGGCACCATCGAGGCGATGAAGATGGAGTCGACGATCACCGCGCCGCGGGCCGGGACGGTGGCGGGGCTGCCGCTGGGTTCGCAGGCAGACACCCACGGCGGCGACCTCATCGTCGAACTCGCTTAG
- a CDS encoding bifunctional 2-methylcitrate synthase/citrate synthase produces MTSTEAPEIRKGLAGVVVDNTAISKVVPETNSLTYRGYAVQDLAAHCSFEEVAYLLWHGELPTPSQLQQFSQKERASRRLDRAGESVLTRIPDNCHPMDVCRTMISFLGTTDPDEDVPTPQANLAKAQRMFAVLPTIVAADMRRRRGLEPIAPHHGYGYAENFLNMCFGSVPDPVIVKAFEQSLILYAEHSFNASTFAARVVTSTTSDIYSAVTAAIGALKGSLHGGANEAVMHDMIDIDRPERVTEWLDGMRERKEKIMGFGHRVYKNGDSRVPTMHEALVRVSDHLGEPKWLAIYDELARQMDERTGIKPNLDFPTGPAYHLMGFDIGSFTPIFVMARVTGWTAHIIEQTGDNALIRPLSAYNGSPQRPVKA; encoded by the coding sequence ATGACCAGCACCGAAGCCCCCGAGATTCGCAAGGGACTGGCCGGCGTCGTCGTCGACAACACCGCCATCTCCAAGGTGGTGCCCGAGACCAACTCGCTGACCTACCGCGGCTACGCGGTCCAGGACCTCGCCGCCCACTGCAGCTTCGAGGAGGTGGCCTACCTGCTGTGGCACGGTGAGCTGCCGACCCCGTCGCAATTGCAGCAGTTCAGCCAGAAGGAGCGGGCCAGCCGCCGGCTCGACCGTGCGGGGGAGTCGGTCCTGACCCGCATCCCGGACAACTGCCATCCGATGGATGTCTGCCGCACGATGATCAGCTTCCTGGGCACCACCGATCCCGACGAGGACGTGCCCACGCCGCAGGCGAATCTGGCGAAGGCGCAACGGATGTTCGCGGTGCTGCCGACGATCGTCGCCGCCGACATGCGGCGGCGCCGCGGCCTGGAGCCGATCGCGCCGCACCACGGCTACGGCTATGCCGAGAACTTCCTCAACATGTGCTTCGGCTCGGTGCCCGACCCGGTCATCGTCAAGGCCTTCGAGCAGTCGTTGATCCTCTACGCCGAGCACAGCTTCAACGCCTCGACCTTCGCCGCGCGCGTCGTCACGTCCACGACGTCGGACATCTACAGCGCGGTCACCGCGGCGATCGGTGCGTTGAAGGGCTCGCTGCACGGCGGCGCCAATGAGGCGGTCATGCACGACATGATCGACATCGACCGCCCGGAGCGGGTCACCGAGTGGCTCGACGGGATGCGGGAGCGCAAAGAGAAGATCATGGGCTTCGGCCACCGCGTGTACAAGAACGGCGACTCGCGGGTCCCGACGATGCACGAGGCCCTCGTCCGCGTCTCCGACCACCTCGGCGAGCCCAAGTGGCTGGCGATCTACGACGAGCTGGCCAGGCAGATGGACGAGCGCACCGGCATCAAGCCCAACCTCGATTTCCCCACCGGCCCGGCCTACCACCTGATGGGTTTCGACATCGGCTCGTTCACGCCGATTTTCGTGATGGCCCGGGTGACCGGCTGGACCGCGCATATCATCGAGCAGACCGGCGACAACGCGCTGATCCGCCCGCTGAGCGCGTACAACGGGTCGCCCCAACGCCCGGTAAAGGCCTGA
- the prpB gene encoding methylisocitrate lyase, with the protein MDLFSSAVTDTDKRKALRAGLNSGVLQRWPGAFSPLVAKLIEDIGFEGVYVSGAVLSADLGLPDIGLTTLTEVTARGGQIARATNLPSLIDADTGFGEPMSAARTIAALEDAGLSGCHLEDQVNPKRCGHLDGKAVVETGEMVKRLRAAVAGRRDENFVICARTDARALEGLDAAIDRAKAYADAGADLIFTEALADAGEFEKFRAAVDIPLLANMTEFGKSELLTAQQLGDLGYNAVIYPVTTLRIAMGAVEAGLREISEKGTQAGLLDGMQHRSRLYELLRYSEYNEFDTATFNFTIPGA; encoded by the coding sequence ATGGACCTCTTCTCCTCTGCGGTCACCGACACCGACAAGCGCAAGGCGCTGCGCGCCGGACTGAACTCCGGGGTGTTGCAGCGCTGGCCGGGGGCGTTCTCGCCGCTGGTCGCCAAACTGATCGAGGACATCGGGTTCGAGGGCGTCTACGTCTCCGGCGCGGTCCTGTCCGCCGATCTCGGCCTGCCCGACATCGGGCTGACCACCCTGACCGAGGTCACCGCCCGCGGCGGACAGATCGCCCGGGCGACGAACCTGCCGTCGCTCATCGACGCCGACACCGGATTCGGCGAGCCGATGAGTGCCGCGCGGACCATCGCGGCCCTCGAGGATGCCGGGTTGTCCGGCTGCCACCTCGAGGACCAGGTCAACCCGAAGCGGTGCGGCCACCTCGACGGCAAGGCGGTCGTGGAGACCGGCGAAATGGTCAAGCGGCTGCGCGCTGCGGTGGCCGGGCGGCGCGACGAGAACTTCGTCATCTGTGCCCGGACCGATGCGCGCGCCCTCGAGGGCCTCGACGCGGCGATCGACCGCGCCAAGGCTTACGCCGACGCGGGCGCCGACCTCATCTTCACCGAGGCGCTTGCCGACGCCGGCGAATTCGAGAAGTTCCGGGCCGCCGTCGACATCCCGCTGTTGGCGAACATGACCGAGTTCGGCAAGTCCGAACTGCTCACCGCCCAGCAGTTGGGCGATCTCGGCTACAACGCCGTGATCTACCCGGTGACCACCCTGCGCATTGCGATGGGCGCGGTCGAGGCCGGGTTGCGCGAGATCTCCGAGAAGGGAACCCAGGCCGGCCTTCTCGACGGTATGCAGCACCGCTCCCGTCTTTACGAGCTGCTGCGGTACTCGGAATACAACGAGTTCGACACGGCCACTTTCAATTTCACGATTCCAGGAGCGTGA
- a CDS encoding lasso peptide biosynthesis B2 protein encodes MRCVEVSGRLVVLDLSAGVYDVVDEVGTAMWGLLTQPPAARDLPRLAADFGASPSLVEADFSDFATAQLTAGRLVAEHQAMSAQPAPKAVRRRPSLLRALRERASATRDLQRDFATAYQDRVDAMADTREPRVDPHRLVKRFRSAESLYQSQEAPLDCLPRSLALLRYLRIAGWPARHVIGVALYPFEAHAWVELDGDPVNESAAYLRRFTVIQQA; translated from the coding sequence ATGCGGTGCGTCGAGGTGTCCGGCCGCCTGGTGGTGCTCGATCTGTCAGCCGGTGTCTACGACGTGGTGGACGAGGTCGGCACGGCCATGTGGGGACTGCTCACCCAGCCCCCGGCGGCCCGCGACCTGCCCCGTCTGGCCGCCGATTTCGGTGCCAGCCCGTCGCTGGTGGAGGCGGACTTCAGCGACTTCGCGACGGCGCAGCTGACCGCCGGCCGCCTCGTCGCCGAGCATCAAGCCATGTCGGCGCAGCCGGCACCCAAGGCCGTCCGACGTCGACCCTCACTGCTGCGCGCCCTGCGTGAACGCGCGAGCGCCACCCGCGATCTACAGCGAGACTTCGCGACCGCCTACCAGGACCGCGTCGACGCGATGGCCGACACTCGCGAGCCCCGCGTCGATCCACATCGCCTGGTCAAGCGCTTCCGATCCGCTGAAAGTCTCTACCAGTCTCAGGAAGCCCCGCTGGACTGCCTGCCGCGCTCGCTGGCGCTGCTCCGTTATCTCCGCATCGCGGGCTGGCCGGCCCGTCACGTGATCGGAGTCGCCCTGTATCCGTTCGAAGCCCATGCGTGGGTGGAGTTGGACGGCGATCCGGTCAACGAGAGCGCCGCCTATCTGCGCCGATTTACCGTCATCCAGCAGGCGTGA
- a CDS encoding DUF3887 domain-containing protein, producing MTVTPLTGADDKARTLFELWPAHDWAGIFATFAPRMAAAFPEAEIPNAWAQIIAQVGELETIADDAYVRVHDIHTVVDVPLEFEAGEMVGRVTFDESGHVAGLFFLNPDAASESESQ from the coding sequence ATGACCGTCACCCCACTGACCGGCGCCGACGACAAGGCCCGCACCCTCTTCGAACTGTGGCCGGCCCACGACTGGGCTGGGATCTTCGCGACCTTCGCCCCCCGCATGGCCGCAGCATTCCCCGAGGCGGAAATCCCCAACGCGTGGGCTCAGATTATTGCGCAAGTCGGGGAACTCGAGACGATCGCCGACGATGCCTACGTCCGGGTGCACGACATCCACACCGTCGTCGACGTCCCGCTCGAGTTCGAGGCCGGCGAGATGGTCGGGCGAGTAACCTTCGACGAGAGCGGTCACGTCGCAGGCCTATTCTTCCTGAACCCTGACGCAGCGTCGGAGTCAGAGTCGCAATAG
- the prpD gene encoding 2-methylcitrate dehydratase PrpD: protein MINHKVRTHRSAEDFPIEEHLAYKIAQIAVDPVEVPAETAEMIINRVIDNASVSAASVTRRPVTTARAQAVSHPAKPGAQVFGVNGNYSPEWAAWANGVAVRELDFHDTFLAAEYSHPGDNIPPLVAVAQHKGVSGHDLIRGLATAYEVQIDLVRGISLHKHKIDHVAHLGPSAAAGIGTMLGLDIDTIYQAVGQALHLTTATRQSRKGQISSWKAYAPALAGKVAIEAVDRAMRGEGAPSPIWEGEDGVIAWLLDGPDAEYTVPLPGPGEPKRAILDSYTKEHSAEYQSQAPIDLARRMRSRIDNLEDIESIVLHTSNHTHVVIGTGSNDPQKFDPTASRETLDHSVMYIFAVALQDGTWDHVESYAPERAARPDTVELWRKISTVEDPEWTRRYHSEDPDEKAFGARAVITLKDGTVITDELAVADAHPLGARPFAREQYKEKFTKLANGVIAPAEQERFLTAAEGLDSIAGGGLSALNIVVEKSVLDGAPAIGGGIF from the coding sequence ATGATCAATCACAAGGTACGCACCCACCGCAGCGCCGAGGACTTCCCGATCGAGGAGCACCTCGCCTACAAGATCGCGCAGATCGCCGTCGACCCCGTCGAGGTGCCGGCCGAGACCGCCGAGATGATCATCAACCGCGTCATCGACAACGCCTCCGTCAGCGCCGCCTCGGTCACCCGCCGCCCGGTCACGACCGCCCGCGCGCAGGCCGTCAGCCACCCCGCCAAGCCGGGTGCGCAGGTCTTCGGCGTCAACGGCAACTACTCGCCGGAGTGGGCCGCCTGGGCCAACGGCGTGGCCGTGCGCGAACTCGACTTCCACGACACCTTCCTGGCCGCGGAGTACTCCCACCCCGGTGACAACATTCCGCCGCTGGTGGCCGTCGCCCAACACAAGGGGGTGTCCGGCCACGACCTGATCCGCGGCCTGGCCACCGCCTACGAGGTCCAGATCGACCTGGTGCGCGGCATCTCCCTGCACAAGCACAAGATCGACCACGTCGCCCACCTCGGCCCGTCGGCGGCAGCCGGCATCGGCACCATGCTGGGCCTCGACATCGACACGATCTACCAGGCCGTCGGCCAGGCACTGCACCTCACCACCGCGACGCGGCAGTCGCGCAAGGGCCAGATCTCCAGCTGGAAGGCCTACGCCCCGGCACTGGCCGGCAAGGTCGCCATCGAAGCCGTGGATCGGGCCATGCGCGGCGAGGGCGCCCCGTCGCCGATCTGGGAGGGCGAGGACGGCGTCATCGCGTGGCTCCTCGACGGACCCGACGCGGAGTACACCGTTCCGCTGCCCGGGCCGGGCGAGCCGAAGCGGGCGATCCTCGACAGCTACACCAAGGAGCACTCCGCGGAGTACCAGAGCCAGGCGCCGATCGACCTCGCGCGCCGCATGCGCTCGCGCATCGACAACCTCGAGGACATCGAATCGATCGTCCTGCACACGTCCAACCACACCCACGTCGTCATCGGCACCGGGTCGAACGACCCGCAGAAGTTCGACCCGACGGCCAGCCGCGAGACGCTGGACCACTCGGTGATGTACATCTTCGCCGTCGCCCTGCAGGACGGCACCTGGGACCACGTGGAGTCCTACGCGCCCGAGCGCGCCGCCCGCCCCGACACCGTCGAACTGTGGCGGAAGATCTCCACCGTCGAGGACCCGGAGTGGACCCGGCGCTACCACAGCGAAGACCCCGACGAGAAGGCGTTCGGCGCCCGGGCGGTCATCACGCTGAAGGACGGCACCGTGATCACCGACGAGCTGGCCGTCGCCGACGCCCACCCGCTCGGCGCCCGCCCGTTCGCCCGCGAGCAGTACAAGGAGAAGTTCACCAAGCTCGCCAACGGGGTCATCGCCCCGGCCGAGCAGGAGCGTTTCCTGACCGCGGCCGAAGGCCTCGACTCGATCGCCGGCGGTGGTCTGAGCGCGCTCAACATCGTCGTCGAGAAGTCGGTCCTCGACGGTGCTCCGGCGATCGGCGGGGGGATCTTCTGA